A DNA window from Actinomadura coerulea contains the following coding sequences:
- a CDS encoding SDR family NAD(P)-dependent oxidoreductase: MSTRRDPHGMRVLVTGASGTFGRAVCARLSGLGAHVVGLDLAPREDDPVEVLACDITDDDAVPAAVAEAIGRLGGLDLLINNAGIGGPAPAELPPGAEVRRQLDINLLGTWRVTAACVDALVASRGRVVMVSSRMAVMQLPLAAAYGASKRALVAYADALRLEIGTHVDVTCVYPSAVRSPIHDSTAAAGLSLEGMSQYEPLEGVVRTVLRAALGGRPRRDLPTTRRGAVEFFLARHLPALTDRIVARTLADRVRSGAFKGAELAAGVVARHRSAG, translated from the coding sequence ATGAGCACCCGCCGCGACCCCCACGGCATGCGCGTCCTCGTCACCGGCGCGTCCGGGACGTTCGGCCGGGCGGTCTGCGCCCGGCTGAGCGGACTCGGGGCCCACGTCGTCGGCCTGGACCTGGCGCCTCGCGAGGACGACCCGGTCGAGGTCCTGGCCTGCGACATCACCGACGACGACGCCGTCCCGGCGGCGGTGGCCGAGGCGATCGGCAGGCTCGGCGGGCTCGACCTGCTGATCAACAACGCCGGCATCGGCGGGCCCGCCCCCGCCGAGCTGCCGCCCGGCGCGGAGGTCCGCCGCCAGCTCGACATCAACCTGCTCGGCACCTGGCGGGTGACCGCCGCATGCGTGGACGCCCTGGTCGCCTCCCGCGGCCGGGTCGTCATGGTCTCCTCGCGGATGGCCGTCATGCAGCTGCCGCTCGCCGCCGCGTACGGCGCCTCCAAGCGCGCACTGGTGGCGTACGCGGACGCGCTCCGCCTGGAGATCGGCACCCACGTCGACGTCACCTGCGTGTACCCGTCCGCCGTACGGAGCCCGATCCACGACTCCACGGCCGCCGCAGGGCTCTCGCTGGAGGGCATGAGCCAGTACGAGCCGCTGGAGGGCGTGGTCCGCACCGTGCTCCGCGCCGCACTGGGCGGACGCCCCCGCCGCGACCTTCCGACGACCCGCCGGGGAGCCGTCGAATTCTTCCTGGCCCGCCACCTGCCCGCACTGACCGACCGGATCGTCGCCCGAACGCTGGCCGACCGGGTCCGCTCCGGCGCGTTCAAGGGCGCCGAACTGGCCGCCGGCGTCGTCGCGCGGCACCGGTCCGCCGGATGA